A DNA window from Leptolyngbya sp. KIOST-1 contains the following coding sequences:
- a CDS encoding DNA gyrase C-terminal beta-propeller domain-containing protein codes for MGSRLGDRESRSAELTDISLIANEQVVILVTDQGYIKRMPVATFEAQSRATRGKAGAKMKEDDGVQHFITCYTHDYLLFFSDRGVTYALRAYQIAEGSRASRGMPSRWPQASWKITPPNLLAMITG; via the coding sequence ATGGGATCGCGTCTTGGAGATAGAGAATCTAGATCAGCGGAGCTCACCGACATTTCGCTGATCGCCAACGAGCAGGTGGTGATTCTGGTCACCGACCAGGGCTATATCAAACGCATGCCCGTGGCCACCTTTGAGGCCCAGAGCCGCGCCACTCGGGGCAAGGCCGGGGCCAAAATGAAGGAAGACGATGGCGTGCAGCACTTCATCACCTGCTACACCCACGACTACCTGCTGTTCTTCAGCGATCGCGGCGTCACCTACGCCCTGCGGGCCTACCAGATCGCCGAGGGCTCCCGCGCCTCGCGGGGGATGCCCAGCAGGTGGCCGCAGGCTTCGTGGAAAATCACGCCGCCAAACTTGTTGGCCATGATCACGGGGTAG
- a CDS encoding type II toxin-antitoxin system RelE/ParE family toxin, which yields MKYVFHPEALAEYSQAIQYYAEQRVDLAQAFIDAVENAVYRLREAPNRYPSVAPGIRRCIVRKFPYSILYMVEADSILILAVTHGKQRPGYWRSRLG from the coding sequence ATGAAGTACGTTTTTCATCCAGAGGCACTGGCTGAATATTCACAAGCTATCCAGTACTATGCCGAACAGCGGGTTGACCTGGCACAGGCTTTTATTGATGCGGTTGAGAATGCTGTCTACCGCTTGCGAGAAGCCCCAAACCGTTATCCTAGCGTTGCTCCAGGCATCAGGCGGTGTATAGTTCGCAAATTTCCGTACAGCATTTTATACATGGTTGAGGCAGATTCTATTTTGATTTTGGCAGTTACCCACGGCAAGCAGAGGCCAGGGTACTGGCGATCGCGCCTCGGATAG
- a CDS encoding addiction module protein, producing MSIDQLMTEALALPDNLKIQLVEELLASLETVDGAIQAEWIAEAQRRRDEILAGTVQTIPGDEALAQARNLLNQ from the coding sequence ATGTCAATTGATCAATTAATGACTGAAGCGCTTGCTCTTCCTGACAATCTCAAAATTCAGCTTGTGGAGGAGTTGTTGGCAAGTTTAGAAACAGTAGATGGGGCTATTCAAGCCGAATGGATTGCTGAAGCCCAGAGGCGGCGGGATGAAATTTTGGCTGGCACCGTACAAACCATTCCTGGGGATGAAGCACTTGCTCAAGCGAGAAATCTTCTGAATCAATGA
- a CDS encoding DUF3226 domain-containing protein has translation MISKYTTKKLIVEGSQDKRVIPKLMEANGVDWGESASNAVVYIEDYGSDGFINTDFISTELKASGLIALGMVVDADDNLDARWGSIRNACLKSIPDIPEYLPESGLIHTTGSGIKFGVWIMPDNKTQGMLETFLTYMIPTTSQLLWEYAKEVSQEASRKGASYIEAHYDKACIYTWLAWQSPPGRQLHNAVTERILEPTHIEAQNFVSWFKELYDL, from the coding sequence ATGATAAGTAAGTACACAACCAAGAAACTAATTGTTGAAGGAAGTCAAGACAAGAGAGTAATTCCAAAACTAATGGAGGCAAACGGAGTTGATTGGGGGGAATCAGCAAGCAACGCAGTTGTTTATATAGAAGATTATGGTAGCGATGGGTTTATTAATACAGATTTTATTTCCACAGAACTTAAAGCTTCTGGCTTGATAGCCTTAGGTATGGTTGTAGACGCTGATGATAATCTAGATGCGCGTTGGGGGAGTATTAGAAATGCTTGCCTGAAAAGCATTCCTGATATTCCTGAATATTTGCCGGAATCAGGCTTGATTCATACTACAGGTTCTGGGATAAAATTTGGAGTCTGGATCATGCCAGACAATAAAACTCAAGGCATGCTTGAGACTTTTTTAACATATATGATTCCTACAACTAGCCAACTGTTATGGGAGTATGCGAAAGAAGTATCCCAAGAGGCTTCAAGAAAAGGAGCCTCTTATATTGAGGCTCATTATGATAAGGCTTGTATATATACTTGGCTAGCTTGGCAATCTCCACCAGGCAGACAATTACACAACGCCGTTACAGAAAGGATACTGGAGCCAACACACATAGAGGCTCAGAACTTTGTGAGTTGGTTTAAAGAGCTATATGACCTGTAA
- a CDS encoding AAA family ATPase, with the protein MLREIKIENFRSFKSFELRNLGRLNLLVGTNNSGKTSVLEAIQLLCSRNNLEPLRDSMVSRGEYSWDERKRYRELDVCHLFHGHQIEPGSEFSVLGTGESRLEKLTAKVGLRPLRRLYEKTSDNGEQLKMLDDYVFEDSPNDFNVLDLTIKWLYGNEQDAWERPLSSDGKLTEDYIRRLRPIGRAKGLDTKTQFVTSSALTSERTIELFEQIVLTPEENLVQEALQVIEPRIERIASLGSERFRRSEARGGFVVNLSDGEQRVPIGSMGDGIWRMLGLALSTVSSTSGVLFVDEIDTGLHFTAMSDMWKLIWETAKRLDVQVFATTHSSDCWTSLATIVDQDILSEDGITIQRIERDQSVSVAFSESEIVIAAKRGIEVR; encoded by the coding sequence ATGCTGAGAGAAATAAAAATCGAAAATTTTCGTAGCTTCAAGTCTTTCGAGCTTCGTAATCTCGGCAGATTAAATTTGTTAGTAGGCACTAACAATAGTGGAAAAACATCAGTTTTAGAGGCCATTCAACTATTGTGCTCGAGGAATAATCTTGAGCCCCTTAGAGATTCAATGGTCAGTCGAGGTGAATACTCCTGGGATGAACGAAAAAGGTACAGGGAGCTAGATGTTTGCCATCTTTTCCATGGGCATCAGATTGAACCAGGTAGCGAGTTTTCAGTGTTAGGCACAGGTGAAAGTAGACTAGAAAAGCTCACGGCAAAAGTAGGGTTGCGACCACTTAGAAGACTTTACGAAAAGACTTCTGACAATGGTGAACAGCTAAAAATGCTTGACGATTACGTTTTTGAAGATAGTCCAAACGATTTCAATGTCCTAGATCTTACTATCAAATGGCTTTATGGAAATGAGCAAGATGCCTGGGAACGACCATTGTCAAGCGATGGAAAGTTAACGGAAGACTATATCCGTCGGTTAAGACCAATAGGACGTGCAAAAGGCTTGGACACAAAAACTCAGTTCGTCACGTCATCGGCACTTACATCTGAAAGGACGATAGAGCTATTTGAGCAGATTGTGCTAACTCCTGAAGAAAATCTGGTACAGGAGGCTCTTCAAGTTATCGAACCTAGAATCGAGCGAATTGCATCACTTGGATCTGAAAGGTTTCGTCGCTCCGAAGCACGCGGAGGGTTTGTAGTGAATTTGTCTGATGGTGAACAAAGGGTGCCTATTGGAAGTATGGGAGATGGCATATGGCGTATGCTAGGACTCGCACTATCAACAGTCAGTTCAACTAGCGGTGTTTTGTTTGTTGATGAAATTGATACTGGCCTGCATTTTACTGCAATGTCCGATATGTGGAAATTAATATGGGAAACAGCGAAAAGACTCGATGTACAAGTTTTTGCGACCACACATAGCAGTGATTGCTGGACTAGCTTAGCTACCATCGTTGACCAAGATATCTTGTCAGAGGATGGAATTACAATTCAGAGAATAGAACGAGACCAAAGCGTAAGCGTTGCATTTAGTGAGTCAGAAATTGTCATTGCTGCCAAAAGGGGCATTGAGGTTCGATAG
- a CDS encoding heavy metal translocating P-type ATPase: protein MQVLPAQSADSAALEPSPSQTVVLNISGMKCAGCVRAVENRLAQVEGVRSATVNLVTEVAVVETKIGAVTADYLAEQVAQAGFGATPRTSDGDGDDLTAWVEAKRAEQQQQGRRLGVAIALLVLSAIGHLNHFGWLTVPVLSDLWFHAVLATVTLAFPARAILVDGWTGLRRLTPNMNTLVALGSVSAYLASVVALVFSGLGWECFFDEPVMLLAFILLGRTLEQRARYRAADALRSLVELQPAVARLISNPATAGIAQTGVEVPARCLQVGEWVQVLPGEKVPADGTIVSGQSTVDESMLTGESMPVLKQPGDGVTAGTLNQSGAIALQVTGTGQNTVLAQMIRLVETAQSRKAPIQRLADVISGYFTYGVMTLATLTFLFWYFIGLHQWPEVMHSALGMAHMGHTMTYTSSTLLVSLKLAIAVMVVACPCALGLATPTAILVGSGLGAERGLLLRGGDSLETIAHLDTVVFDKTGTLTLGQPAVTEVQALTDDLSEADIVQLAATVESGTQHPLAKAIHQAAAARELDLLQADEFDTQPGLGVAAQVTWRNTVQPCALGNQQWMIEREMMLDADVQDQAKARAEAGQTVVYVALGDAVVGLVAIADQLRPDAAAVVKDLQDQGLQVRVLTGDRKEVAGAIAAQIHLNPDQVTAEVSPQGKVDAIRQLQDSGHTVALMGDGINDAPALAQADVGISLHSGTDIAMETADVILMGDQLSALLETLTLSRATFNKIRQNLAWAFAYNLVAIPLAAGVLLPTAGVSLTPAAAGGMMAFSSVAVVVNSLLLRQE from the coding sequence ATGCAAGTTCTCCCTGCCCAATCCGCCGATTCCGCCGCCTTAGAACCATCGCCCAGTCAAACCGTGGTGCTCAACATCAGCGGCATGAAGTGCGCTGGATGTGTGCGGGCGGTGGAAAATCGCCTGGCTCAGGTAGAAGGGGTGCGATCGGCGACGGTCAACCTGGTGACGGAGGTGGCGGTAGTCGAAACAAAGATTGGCGCGGTAACGGCGGACTACCTGGCGGAGCAGGTGGCCCAGGCGGGGTTTGGGGCGACGCCGAGAACCAGCGATGGCGATGGCGACGACCTGACGGCCTGGGTCGAAGCTAAGCGGGCCGAACAGCAGCAGCAGGGGCGGCGGCTGGGGGTGGCGATCGCCCTCCTGGTTCTCTCCGCCATTGGCCACCTCAACCACTTCGGCTGGCTGACCGTTCCCGTGCTCAGCGACCTGTGGTTCCACGCTGTACTGGCCACGGTGACGCTGGCATTTCCGGCCCGAGCGATCTTGGTGGATGGCTGGACCGGGTTGCGGCGGCTGACCCCTAACATGAATACCCTGGTGGCCCTGGGCAGCGTCAGCGCCTACCTGGCCAGCGTGGTAGCCCTGGTGTTCTCCGGCCTGGGCTGGGAGTGCTTTTTTGACGAGCCGGTGATGTTGCTGGCGTTTATTTTGCTGGGCCGCACCCTGGAGCAGCGGGCGCGGTACCGGGCGGCGGACGCGCTGCGATCGCTGGTCGAACTCCAGCCTGCCGTGGCCCGACTGATCTCCAACCCCGCCACCGCTGGGATCGCCCAAACCGGGGTCGAAGTGCCCGCCCGCTGCCTCCAGGTGGGCGAGTGGGTGCAGGTGCTGCCCGGCGAAAAAGTGCCCGCCGACGGCACGATAGTTTCGGGCCAGAGCACCGTGGATGAGTCGATGCTGACCGGCGAGTCGATGCCGGTGTTGAAGCAGCCTGGCGACGGGGTAACGGCGGGCACGCTGAACCAGAGTGGCGCGATCGCCCTCCAGGTCACGGGCACCGGCCAGAATACCGTGCTGGCCCAAATGATTCGCCTGGTGGAAACCGCCCAGAGCCGCAAGGCCCCGATCCAGCGGTTGGCGGACGTGATCTCGGGCTACTTCACCTACGGGGTGATGACTTTAGCCACCCTCACATTCCTGTTTTGGTATTTCATCGGTCTGCACCAGTGGCCAGAGGTGATGCATTCGGCTCTGGGTATGGCCCACATGGGGCACACCATGACCTACACCTCTTCAACACTGCTGGTGAGTCTAAAATTGGCGATCGCCGTCATGGTCGTCGCCTGCCCCTGCGCCCTGGGCCTCGCCACCCCCACCGCCATTCTGGTCGGCTCGGGTCTGGGGGCCGAGCGGGGTCTGCTGCTGCGCGGCGGCGACAGCCTCGAAACCATTGCTCACCTCGACACGGTGGTGTTCGACAAGACGGGCACCCTCACCCTGGGCCAGCCCGCCGTTACCGAGGTGCAAGCTCTGACGGATGACCTGAGTGAGGCCGACATTGTGCAACTGGCCGCCACCGTTGAAAGCGGCACCCAACACCCCCTGGCCAAGGCCATTCACCAGGCAGCAGCAGCGCGAGAACTGGATCTGCTGCAAGCCGATGAGTTTGATACTCAACCCGGTCTCGGCGTCGCGGCTCAAGTTACCTGGCGAAACACCGTACAGCCCTGCGCCCTGGGCAACCAGCAGTGGATGATCGAGCGAGAAATGATGTTGGATGCCGACGTGCAAGATCAGGCCAAGGCCCGGGCGGAAGCGGGGCAGACGGTGGTGTATGTGGCGCTGGGGGATGCGGTGGTGGGATTGGTTGCGATCGCCGATCAGCTCCGCCCCGATGCCGCCGCCGTAGTCAAAGACCTGCAAGACCAGGGGCTACAGGTGCGGGTGCTGACGGGGGATAGAAAGGAAGTGGCGGGTGCGATCGCCGCCCAGATCCACCTCAACCCCGACCAGGTCACCGCCGAAGTTTCCCCCCAGGGCAAAGTCGATGCGATCCGCCAGCTCCAAGACAGTGGCCACACCGTAGCGCTGATGGGCGACGGCATCAACGATGCCCCAGCCCTGGCTCAAGCCGATGTCGGCATCAGCCTCCACTCCGGCACCGACATCGCCATGGAAACCGCCGACGTCATTCTTATGGGCGACCAACTCTCCGCCCTGCTCGAAACCCTCACTCTCAGCCGCGCTACGTTTAACAAAATTCGCCAAAACCTGGCCTGGGCCTTTGCCTACAACCTGGTGGCGATCCCCCTCGCTGCAGGGGTGCTGCTCCCCACCGCCGGAGTCAGCCTGACCCCCGCCGCCGCAGGCGGCATGATGGCATTTAGCTCGGTGGCGGTGGTGGTTAACTCCCTTCTGCTGCGCCAGGAATGA
- the ggpS gene encoding glucosylglycerol-phosphate synthase, whose amino-acid sequence MKSSLVILYHREPYDEVVENGKTVYREKKSPNGIVPTLKSFFANADSSTWVAWKQVAEDKQESFDDRVTMEGWSDRAVIRRIPLSAERVKDFYYITAKEAIWPILHSFPEHFTYESSDWENFKYINKLFAEAACEEAADDALIWIHDYNLWLTPFYIRQKMPHVKIAFFHHTPFPAADVFNILHWREAIVDSLLCCDLCGFHIPRYVENFVSAARSLRDVNIVERKPVPEAFTPFGTALAEPDMTTRLEYKGRVVNVDAFPVGTNPGYIHEMVNKPSVQQRVAEIRNDLGDNKIIVSAGRVDYVKGAKEMLLCFERLLERRPELRGKVNLIMTAVKAAAGMRVYRTAQSEIEQLVGQINGKYSTLTWNAIQLFTEPIPFDDLMALYKTADIAWIPPLRDGLNLVAKEYIAAHGGEDGVLVLSEFTGSAVELPDAILTNPYSDQNMDDCIDQALAMSPEEQRRRMTTMHNAITQYDVQQWANHMFREANAIDIAEPEGERELAIA is encoded by the coding sequence ATGAAATCCTCTTTAGTCATTCTCTATCACCGCGAACCCTACGACGAGGTCGTTGAAAACGGCAAAACCGTCTATCGCGAGAAAAAAAGTCCCAACGGCATTGTGCCGACCCTAAAAAGTTTTTTTGCCAACGCCGACAGCAGCACCTGGGTCGCCTGGAAGCAGGTGGCCGAAGATAAGCAAGAGAGCTTTGACGACCGCGTAACCATGGAAGGCTGGAGCGATCGCGCCGTCATCCGCCGCATTCCCCTCAGCGCTGAGCGGGTCAAAGATTTTTACTACATCACCGCCAAAGAGGCGATCTGGCCCATCCTCCACTCCTTCCCCGAGCACTTCACCTACGAAAGCTCCGACTGGGAAAACTTCAAGTACATCAACAAGCTGTTTGCCGAAGCCGCCTGCGAAGAGGCTGCCGACGACGCCCTGATCTGGATTCACGACTACAACCTGTGGCTGACGCCCTTCTACATTCGGCAAAAAATGCCCCATGTGAAGATCGCCTTCTTCCACCACACCCCCTTCCCCGCCGCCGATGTGTTCAACATTCTGCACTGGCGCGAGGCGATCGTTGACAGCCTGCTCTGCTGCGACCTGTGCGGTTTCCACATCCCCCGCTACGTCGAAAACTTCGTCTCCGCCGCCCGCAGCCTGCGCGATGTCAATATTGTTGAGCGCAAGCCCGTGCCCGAGGCCTTTACCCCCTTCGGCACCGCCCTGGCCGAACCCGACATGACTACCCGGCTCGAATACAAAGGCCGCGTGGTCAATGTAGACGCCTTCCCCGTGGGCACCAACCCCGGCTACATCCACGAGATGGTCAACAAGCCCTCGGTGCAGCAGCGCGTGGCCGAAATTCGCAACGACCTGGGCGACAACAAGATCATCGTCTCGGCGGGCCGGGTTGACTACGTGAAGGGCGCGAAAGAAATGCTGCTCTGCTTCGAGCGGCTGCTGGAGCGCCGCCCCGAGCTGCGCGGCAAGGTTAACTTGATTATGACCGCCGTCAAAGCCGCCGCCGGTATGCGGGTCTACCGCACCGCCCAGAGCGAAATCGAGCAGCTGGTGGGGCAGATCAACGGCAAATACTCCACCCTCACCTGGAACGCCATTCAGCTCTTTACCGAGCCGATTCCCTTTGACGACCTGATGGCGCTGTACAAAACCGCCGACATCGCCTGGATTCCGCCCCTGCGCGATGGCCTCAACCTGGTGGCTAAAGAATACATCGCGGCCCACGGCGGCGAAGATGGGGTGCTGGTGCTCTCTGAGTTCACCGGCTCGGCGGTGGAGCTGCCCGATGCTATTCTCACCAATCCCTACTCCGACCAGAACATGGACGATTGCATTGACCAGGCCCTGGCGATGTCGCCCGAGGAGCAGCGTCGCCGCATGACCACCATGCACAACGCCATCACCCAGTACGACGTGCAGCAGTGGGCCAACCACATGTTTAGGGAAGCCAATGCGATCGACATTGCGGAACCAGAAGGTGAACGGGAACTGGCGATCGCCTGA